Proteins encoded by one window of Carcharodon carcharias isolate sCarCar2 chromosome 30, sCarCar2.pri, whole genome shotgun sequence:
- the LOC121271375 gene encoding ubiquitin-like protein 5, translating into MIEIICNDRLGKKVRVKCNPDDSIKDLKKLIAAQTGTKWDKLVLKKWYTIFKNHVQLQDYEIHDGMNLELYYQ; encoded by the exons ATGATTGAGATAATTTGCAACGATCGTTTAGGAAAGAAAGTCCGAGTGAAGTGCAA TCCTGATGATAGCATAAAAGACCTGAAGAAATTGATAGCTGCGCAGACTGGAACAAAATGGGACAAGCTCGTCCTAAAGAAATG GTATACCATCTTCAAGAATCACGTTCAGTTGCAAGATT ATGAGATCCATGATGGAATGAACCTGGAGCTGTACTaccaataa